AAGTAACACCGTTTCTCTGACGGTCAATACGCCGAAGCCAACGATCCTTACTCAGCCTCTTTCCACCGTCCTCGCTGTCGGTGATACCCTGGAGCTGAATACCGAAGCCGTGGCGACTGGCAATCTTCAGTTCCAGTGGAAAAAAGGTGCCAACATCGCCGGTGCGACCACCAAAGAGCTGGTGCTGCCAAACATGAGCCTCGCCCAGGCCGGTGCTTACACCGTGAGTGTGACCAATGCCCCTGGCGCTGGCACAGGCACCGTCACGAGCGCTAAGGCGGAAGTCGTCGTCGTTGATAAAACTCCAGCCGTGGTCGCTAGCGCTGTCGGTGGCAATGTCTCCCTCACCACGCTGACCGCAGGTAAGGTGCAGAGCTTCCAGTGGTTCAAAGTGGGCGACATCAATGCCCTGCAGAATGGCACCAAATACTCCGGTGTCACCACCAAGACCCTCCTCGTACGCAGTGTCCAGGAAGCTGACTCAGGCGATTATTTCTGCGTCATCACCTCTGGCACGGACAGTGAGAACTCCGGTATCCGCACCCTCAATGTCTTTACCCAGGCTCCTGAGCTGGATGCAGCAGCCGTGGCTCTCATGCCAGATGCTGAAATCGGCTCCACATACTTCTTCAGTGTCCCAGTTCTCGGGGGTGCTGTGAAGGCTCCTCTCACCTACGCTGCTCGTGGTCTCCCAGCAGGTCTGAAGATTGATGCCAAGACCGGCCTCATCAGTGGTCGCCCGACCAAAGCCGCACAGAACATCTCCGTCACCCTGACGGTGACAAACCGCGCTGGCACGGATACCGAAACGGTCGTCATCAATGTCAACGCCTCTCCTGAACTGGCTGGTTTGGCTGGTAGCTACGTCGGCCCGATCGATCGCAACACCGACTCTGGTCTGCCTGGTGCAGAGCTGGGTGGTCGTTTTGAACTGACCGTCTCCACTCTCGGTGCTTTGACTGGCAAGCTTTACCTGGGCGCTGTCACGCTGCCTGTGAAGGGCTTCCTGGAACTCAATGACGATGTCCCATATGCCTCGTTTGCCGTGGCTCGCACGGGTGGCCTCACTCCCCTGTTGGTCGGTTTTGAAATCGAAGGCGACAACCTCGTCAACGGCTTTATCAGCGACACCGAGAACGACGTGAACTTTGATGGTTATCGCAATGTTTTCAGCACCAAGCTCAATCCTGCCGACGACTACAAAGGTCTCTACAATTTCGCGATTGGCTTTGAAGAAGGCAATGCCAATATCGGAGAGGCCTCCGTGCCCCAGGGCGCTGGTTTTGGCTCCTTCACCGTCGCTGCAGATGGTAAGCTGAGCATCAAAGGCAAAACTGCCGATGGCGAAGCTTTCACCACCTCTTCCTTCGTGAGCCCAACAGGGGATGTCTTCCTCTTCCAGACTCTCTACAAGACCGTCACGAAAGGTTCCATCCATGGTCGCCTGATCATTGACTCCACGAACGACAACCTCATCGAAGGCACGGCGACTCAAAACCGTCCTTTCGACATCTCGGCCAAACAGCGCACCTACGCTGCCGGCTTCTCCATCACTGATCCTGCGGAAGCCTACGTGATCCTGGGTGGCCTCTATGTGGCTCCTGTTTCACCGCTGGTGCTGCTGAACAAGGCTGCCAATACGAACGTGGAACTCAGCCTCACTGGTGGTGCAGATGCCTCCGCGGCTGAAGCCCTGGTCACCTTGCAGGCGGCTAACAAAATCCTCGTTGGTACGAATACCGCCAAGACGAAGCTGGCCATCAATGCGAAGACCGGTCTCATCACCGGCAGCTTTGCACTGACGGATAAGCGCGCTGGCAAGTTCGAAGGCGTGGTCATCCCTGAAGGCAGCAACCTCATCGGTCTGGGTTACTACATCCTTCCAGAAGCCACCCCGACCATCACCACTTCGAAAATCCTCTCGGGTCTCATGAGCCTGGATGTTCCTGCAGCTCCTCCTGCTCTTGACTAATCCTGATCGAAGAAACTGACGACGAACTCCCCATTTATTCCTTTATGAAGCTACCCAATCTGAAAGCCTTCGGTCTCGCCTGCGCGGCCCTCGGCTGTGCCTTCAGCACGGCGCGTGCTGATATCATCGAGATCAGCGGCAACATTGCCTCCGACACTCGTTTTACACGTGACAACGTGTATGTGATCACACGGGTCATTTACGTCCTGCCTCCAGCCAAACTCACCGTCGAACCCGGCACCGTCATTCGTGCTCTTAGCTCCACGGTGACTGGTTTTACCAATAGCCCGGGTTCCATCGTGGTGACTCGCGGTGCGAAGATCATCGGAAACGGCACCGTGGATGATCCGATCATCTTCACCTCCGTGGATGACACCTTCGTTCCTGGTGGTGCCAATACCATCCCAGTCAACGTGACTGGAAACGCCGGGACTGTCGCCATTGCTCCCAAGGATTATTCTGTCTCAGGTCCTCAGTTCTCGAACGCCTTCGCCTATTCCAAAGAATGCGGTGGTTTGGTGCTTTTGGGTCGCAGCCCTCTGGGTTATGACAGTGATGGGGATGCAAGCAACCTCCAGTGGAACGGCACCGCTCACAGTGTTGACACCATCGCTTATCCAAATCTTTTCACGAAGACAACTGGAAACGGCACTGGCTTTGCTTTGATCGAAGGTCTGACTTCCACCACGACGACTCTGGCTACGCCATTTGACGCGGATGGTGCAGGCACTGTCTTTGCTCCTGATACTGCATTTCCTGTGGGTTTCTTCGGCGGCGTGGATGAAAACGATAACAGTGGTGTTATTCGTTTCTGGTCCCACCGCTACGGTGGTTTCAACCTCACAGGTAACAACGAAATCAACGGCGTCACCCTGGGTGGCGTGGGCCGCGGCACGGTCATGGAATTCCAAGAAGTCGCTCAGAACGCGGATGACGGCTTTGAGTGGTTCGGTGGTTATGTCAATGCTCGTTACTTGGCCTCTGTTCTCAATGGCGATGATGCCTTCGACGGTGACTTCGGTTACTCGGGTAACCTTCAGCACTTGTTTGGTATCAATGACAATGAAACCTACGTCCGTAGCGGCTACGGTGAAAATACCCTCATCGGTCGTAACACCGCTGCTGTGAGTGACAAGATGGTCGAGTGGGATGGTTCTGAAAACAACCTTCTTGGGGTGACTCCAGAGACAGACTCTCGCACATTCAACTTCACCTTCATCGGTAACAAAGATGCCACAGGTGGTTTGCCAACTGGCAATGACAGTTCCCTTAACCTGCTGCAAGGAACATCTGCTCAGTGGTCCAACGGGATCTCTGAAGACATCTTTGCTGCCGTGGTTTTAATCAGCAACTCCATCACGGCCTCCAGCAATAACGTGAACGGCACAGACGGCGATGTGTTTAACCTGCTGTATTTCAATATCGGCACGGTGAGCTCGGGTGCGGATGCAAACAACGACCTCACCACCGTCACTGCTGCTCCGATCTCTCAGTTGCGTGCTAAAGGCCACGCCACCAAAAATGGCCTGGACCCACGCCTGGTGAATGATACAGACGTCGGCAGCATCGCTCGTGATTTCACGATGGCGCTGCCTTCCCGAGTCGGAGTTACAGACTTCTTCTCCCCCATCCGTTATCGCGGTGCGATGCGCGACAACAACTGGCTCTTTGGCTGGACCTGGACCCACGCTACGGAACTGATGACCACCACCAATGTGGATCGCCCTCGCGTCACCCTGGCTGTCTCTGGAGCAACGGTTTCCGTTTCCTTCGCGGCAGATATGGATGAAACCTCTGGTGCTGATAAAGTACTCTACGTGATCGAACGCTCCGTTGATGGTCGCGTTTGGGCACCGATCGGCACTGTTCAGGACAACTCCACAGTGGATGCTCCTAACCAAGTGTTTGCTGACAGCAATGCAGCCGCTGGTCAGATCACCGTGGCGGACGCTGCCTACGCCTACACAGGCAGCCCAGTCCATTACCGCGTGATCCCTCAGTAATAGGTATCTCCAGTCTTCCTTAATCAGCGGGGCGATCCACACGGGTCGCCCCGCTTTTTTGGGCCTCGAATGAAGGCTTCCTTGTCAATGCTAGGGCATCTCTTTCCCCTCCCTTGTTTTTCCCCAGCTCAAACACGGAATGACTCAAGAGCACTGATTGGGTTTGTGACAGATACCTTCACTCAGCCATTTCCCTGGGGTGAGAGTTGAATCTGACAATCTGTGACAAAACCGTTGAGCGTTAAGTGACTGATTTGTCACCTTAATCAGGTTTCTCCGAAGGCGAGTCACAGCACATATCAAGGCCGCCCACCTAGCCTCGGGCGGTAGATCTATGGATTTTCCTTTTGCTATCAGTGACCCTCCAAACCGTGCGTGCCGCCAACGTTCTCTGCGGGTATGCCTTCAGTGGTGTGGCCCCCTTTTGAGTGTGGCTGCATTGGCTACTAGTTCGATGGTTTTAGGCAGTGAATCGAGTGACGATCTCGTTGCGCGGCTGGTGCAGGAATCTCAAAAGCATGTGACTCCACGGGATGTCAGCCCCACAGATCCCCTGTATCAAGCTGAAAACTATGCGGTGGGACTGGCGGCTGATGTGGCAGAATTTAATGTCTGGATGCTGGAAATCATCAAGGCCTATGCAAACCGAGGCGATTTCAACAGCGCTGCTTATTTGGCAAAACGCCTTCCAGGCAGTGGCAAAGGCACGGCCCATGCAGAAATAGCCGTTTACTTGGCTGCTCTCCCTGGGCGTCAGGCAGAGGCTGAGCCTTACCTCAAAGTGGCTTTGAAAGAATTGAACCAAGTTTCAGGTTTGGCCGCAGAACTCATGCGCGCGCGCTGCGCTCTGGCTCTTTATCATCTAGGCCGCAAAGAAGAGGCGGTAAAGATGGAGGACGGACTGGGGAAATTAGAGCTTTTGTCCCTCAACACTCAGCTTCAGGCGGCAGACCTTCTTCCCGCCCTCAGCCTGCTGGATGCTAAGAGACTCCTGGTGACATTGACTGAGCCTGGAAATGATGAGCGAAAAGCACGCTTCTTGTTAGCCTGTGCCCAGCAGCAGTTCAAAAAAGGCAACACTGAACTGGCGCTGCCATTTTTAGAAGAGATCGGCACCATGTCCATGGAAGCTGGGCTGCCTTCTGCGCAGCGGGTGCTTTTGGATCTCGCCCGCACAGCGCATGCGGGTGGGCAGGCTAAGCTGGCTAACAAGAGCATGAATCTCTTTTTGAAATGCTGTGAGGCCTACTCGGACAACGTGGAGTGGAAGGCTCTCTTTTTGGCCTCGGCCTCGGAAGTTTTGGTGGATTGGAAGCGCCCTGACGAAGCACGTGCTTGGCTGAAGGTGGCGGAAGCGGCGATTCCTAAAATCTTTGTCATGGAGGCACCAGCCGCCATGCTGCTCATCGCCCAGCAGCGCGAGAGACTGGACGGCGCTGCCGCTGCGGAGCCTATCTTGCTGGCCGTGGCACGTGCAGGTCGTTCTCACGCCCATCCGCGCTTCTTGGCTGAGACAGCGGTGCGGCTCTGCCTGCACTACAATACCCTTTCACGCCCCGTGTCTGCGGAAGTGACTCAAATTCTGAATCCAGCAGATGTGGAGGTGAAGGATTGAAGATGATGGCGCGGTGCTTATACTTGATCGTCGTTTTTTCTCTGTGGCTGGGGAGCGGTGACTTGCATGCGCAAGGGGCCAACGGGGGCCTGCGTGGCAGCGTCCAAGATGCGGACTTTTACGTGCCTCTTCCTGGTGTCTCCGTGCAGCTCGAAGGCACAGGCTTTGCCGCAACGACAGATGAAAATGGTAACTTTTTCATCAACAATTTACCCCCTGGACAGTATGCCTTGTTGGCCACGGGTGGCGGTTTCATCCGCGAGCGCAAGACGGGCATCGTCGTGACACCCGGTAGCGTCAGTGAAGCTTCTTTGAGCCTCACGGCTGAGGTGGTGGAATTGGATGAGTTTGTGGTTTCGGCAGAGGAATTGGTGGACACGAGTTCCTCGGTTTCTTCGTTGACGTTGCGCACAGAAATGAAAAGCTTTGGTGATGTCTTGGGCGCTAAGTTCATCACGCAGTCCGGTGCAAGTGATGCCGCAAAGCTGCTGGCCAAAACGACCGGCGTGAACGTGGCTGATGGTAAATTTGTCGTCGTTCGTGGTCTCAATGACCGCTACAACGTCGTGAGTTTGAATTCCTTGCGCGTGCCCAGTTCTGACCCTGACCGCCGTGCCGTGGCTCTGGATCTTTTCCCCAGCGCGGTGATTGAAGACGTGCGCACGAGCAAAACTTTCGTGCCAGATTTGAATGGTGAG
This is a stretch of genomic DNA from Prosthecobacter dejongeii. It encodes these proteins:
- a CDS encoding putative Ig domain-containing protein; amino-acid sequence: MKKIFLSALLALGTLGSGQAANLYSSNLGNGVSLDGNLAGIASGTVRFGVFPDNYDFAANVSDFTALDAAFIQVASFSGDLSVNAINGFYQQAISYDSSISYEGTSYASGIAGKKVYIWILNSVNPEEVTQQLIASSNQTWAAADAVVADTFASPDSGVAGLTFHVGSAGGADIGAGAASHVLGGAQTAVTEVTLAVAPAGVVNAGTAVTFTATTDGSPVKTFKWRKNGVIIPNQSASSLVLATSVAQDTGVYDVLVSNNLATDVPSNTVSLTVNTPKPTILTQPLSTVLAVGDTLELNTEAVATGNLQFQWKKGANIAGATTKELVLPNMSLAQAGAYTVSVTNAPGAGTGTVTSAKAEVVVVDKTPAVVASAVGGNVSLTTLTAGKVQSFQWFKVGDINALQNGTKYSGVTTKTLLVRSVQEADSGDYFCVITSGTDSENSGIRTLNVFTQAPELDAAAVALMPDAEIGSTYFFSVPVLGGAVKAPLTYAARGLPAGLKIDAKTGLISGRPTKAAQNISVTLTVTNRAGTDTETVVINVNASPELAGLAGSYVGPIDRNTDSGLPGAELGGRFELTVSTLGALTGKLYLGAVTLPVKGFLELNDDVPYASFAVARTGGLTPLLVGFEIEGDNLVNGFISDTENDVNFDGYRNVFSTKLNPADDYKGLYNFAIGFEEGNANIGEASVPQGAGFGSFTVAADGKLSIKGKTADGEAFTTSSFVSPTGDVFLFQTLYKTVTKGSIHGRLIIDSTNDNLIEGTATQNRPFDISAKQRTYAAGFSITDPAEAYVILGGLYVAPVSPLVLLNKAANTNVELSLTGGADASAAEALVTLQAANKILVGTNTAKTKLAINAKTGLITGSFALTDKRAGKFEGVVIPEGSNLIGLGYYILPEATPTITTSKILSGLMSLDVPAAPPALD